In Bacillus toyonensis BCT-7112, a single window of DNA contains:
- a CDS encoding MDR family MFS transporter — MKSFSIPIRFMLISSFFMSFGYFAVYAFLAIYLLTFLHFSAVQVGTVLTVMTITSRVIPLFSGLIADKIGYIIMMIAGLFLRGIGFIALGICSDFYTISISSALIGFGTAFYEPAARAIFGSQPAHMRKNLFTYLNLSFNCGAIIGPIAGGFLLLLDSIYAFFLTGSLMLLFAFIFYLLKNHFQVTTENTSITLGIQAILQNKPFLLFSFIMIFFYIMFTQLTVALPLHMKNISNSNQLATLVITINAITGVIFMVLFRKLFHKYNTLSIIKYGILLMGISFLLIPLFQHPYWLFICVILFTIGETLVLPNADIAIANYSNESYTATYFGFYQLSLAFGFIIGNYTGTSFTSNLNGMYTPWLIFSGIGLIGFISLHILNIKKGLPKEDIYLCNDTKHL, encoded by the coding sequence ATGAAAAGTTTCTCAATACCGATACGTTTCATGCTTATTTCTTCATTCTTTATGTCTTTTGGGTATTTTGCAGTATACGCATTTTTAGCTATTTATCTATTAACCTTTCTTCATTTTTCTGCTGTCCAAGTAGGAACAGTATTGACGGTTATGACCATCACATCACGAGTTATCCCATTATTCTCAGGGTTAATTGCTGACAAAATAGGCTATATCATCATGATGATAGCCGGATTATTTTTAAGAGGAATCGGATTTATCGCTTTAGGAATATGCTCTGATTTCTATACAATTTCTATTTCTTCTGCACTTATTGGCTTCGGAACCGCATTTTACGAACCTGCTGCTCGCGCCATATTCGGCTCACAACCAGCTCATATGAGAAAAAATTTATTTACATATTTAAACCTGAGTTTTAATTGCGGTGCAATAATTGGACCAATTGCAGGAGGATTCTTACTCTTACTCGATTCCATCTATGCTTTCTTTCTAACAGGATCACTTATGCTGTTATTCGCTTTTATCTTTTACTTACTTAAAAATCACTTCCAAGTCACTACTGAAAACACATCTATTACATTAGGAATACAGGCTATCTTACAAAACAAGCCTTTTCTTCTGTTTTCATTTATCATGATTTTCTTCTATATTATGTTTACTCAGCTTACTGTCGCACTTCCACTTCATATGAAAAACATTAGTAATAGCAACCAGCTTGCTACACTCGTTATTACGATAAATGCAATAACAGGCGTTATATTTATGGTGTTATTTCGAAAACTATTTCACAAATACAACACGCTGTCGATTATTAAATACGGTATTTTATTAATGGGCATTTCCTTTTTACTCATCCCTTTATTCCAGCACCCCTATTGGTTATTTATTTGTGTAATTTTATTTACAATTGGTGAAACACTCGTATTACCTAACGCTGATATCGCTATTGCAAATTACAGTAACGAATCATATACAGCTACTTACTTCGGATTCTATCAACTATCACTCGCATTTGGTTTTATCATCGGTAATTATACCGGTACATCTTTTACATCCAACTTAAACGGAATGTATACACCATGGCTTATTTTCAGCGGAATAGGACTTATTGGTTTTATTTCACTACATATTTTAAATATAAAAAAAGGATTACCTAAGGAGGATATATACCTATGTAATGATACGAAACATCTTTAA
- a CDS encoding ATP synthase subunit I yields MIQEALRVYRLQLYAIFSGLLLMWTITPFGKQVTGFGIGLAVSAYCLWLLARRVEKLGRSIVMKEKAPGLGVLNRFAAAILGAIIMYEIEHEMEMWAFGTGILGGHFLMIANLAYANIQLVKEEEKRREKASNNIEL; encoded by the coding sequence TTGATTCAAGAAGCCTTACGTGTATATCGATTACAATTGTATGCGATCTTTAGTGGTTTACTACTTATGTGGACGATTACTCCGTTTGGAAAACAAGTGACAGGATTCGGTATTGGATTAGCTGTAAGTGCATACTGTCTTTGGTTATTAGCTCGCAGGGTGGAGAAACTAGGAAGAAGTATTGTAATGAAAGAAAAGGCTCCTGGATTAGGGGTTTTAAACCGATTTGCAGCTGCAATTTTAGGAGCTATCATTATGTATGAAATTGAGCATGAAATGGAAATGTGGGCATTTGGTACAGGTATTTTAGGTGGTCACTTTTTAATGATTGCGAATTTAGCTTATGCAAATATACAGTTAGTAAAAGAAGAAGAGAAGCGAAGAGAAAAGGCTTCTAATAACATAGAGCTATAA
- a CDS encoding YbeF family protein, translating into MSELIFIFCIYPLLICMFSIAVTYKIGTFYAMPMVTFLIFLMFNVTLYDPSFFFWVGMYTVFSFIISYITILFVKGYKAVEKER; encoded by the coding sequence TTGAGTGAGTTAATTTTTATTTTCTGTATATATCCATTGCTTATTTGTATGTTTTCAATAGCTGTGACATATAAAATAGGTACATTTTACGCGATGCCAATGGTAACATTTCTTATTTTTCTTATGTTCAATGTTACATTGTACGATCCATCATTTTTCTTTTGGGTGGGCATGTATACTGTTTTTTCATTCATTATTTCTTATATAACTATTTTATTTGTAAAGGGATATAAAGCTGTAGAAAAAGAACGTTAA
- a CDS encoding DUF3923 family protein, protein MKKRWISWWIGNIFWIILFGVWAAIIWLRDVDGAGVTQTSEIKSISLIVLLIAFIIPIFIQVIWLIINLRVSRKNNYTI, encoded by the coding sequence ATGAAAAAACGATGGATTTCTTGGTGGATTGGTAACATATTTTGGATTATCCTTTTTGGAGTGTGGGCAGCTATTATTTGGCTACGAGATGTCGATGGTGCTGGTGTTACTCAAACATCCGAAATTAAATCAATATCACTTATTGTTTTATTAATCGCGTTTATCATACCGATATTTATTCAAGTTATATGGCTAATCATTAATTTGAGGGTTAGTAGAAAAAACAATTATACGATTTAG
- a CDS encoding AI-2E family transporter, with protein sequence MEKVNIRKRDKLKKFFREQNYLAVLLGFALLFINILLLTKISFVFTPFIVFLKTIFFPVLLAGVLFYILHPFVSLLEKKGVSRIVSIASIYLIVLGLFVFLVVTVIPIIKDQIDALIDNLPYFGHEIERAARRFGESNLLGKIQENLNIDVANIVKDYTVDFTKSLSSVTGNVTGFLSTLTEVVLTFVMVPFILFYLLKDGEQLPNHFLKFISEQRQPAAMRILDDMHYAISSYIRGQIIVSLFIGIMLLIGYLIIGIKYAVLLAILAMIVNIVPYVGPVIAITPALIIAFIDSPGMVLKVIIVMMVVQLAEGKFISPQVMGKKLDIHPITIIFIILTAGNLFGIMGIVLAIPGYAILKVLVTHGYRFVKLNT encoded by the coding sequence TTGGAAAAAGTAAATATAAGAAAAAGAGACAAGTTAAAAAAGTTTTTTAGGGAACAAAATTATTTAGCAGTGTTACTTGGATTTGCATTATTGTTCATTAACATATTATTGCTAACAAAAATTTCTTTCGTTTTTACTCCGTTTATCGTCTTTTTAAAAACAATATTCTTCCCGGTATTATTAGCCGGAGTGCTATTTTATATCTTGCACCCATTCGTTTCACTTTTAGAAAAGAAAGGTGTTTCAAGAATCGTATCGATAGCCTCGATATATTTAATAGTACTAGGATTATTTGTGTTTTTAGTTGTAACGGTTATCCCTATTATTAAAGATCAAATTGATGCATTAATAGATAACTTACCGTATTTCGGTCATGAAATCGAACGAGCAGCACGTAGATTTGGGGAAAGTAATTTACTTGGTAAAATTCAGGAGAATTTAAATATTGATGTAGCGAATATAGTAAAAGACTATACAGTTGATTTTACAAAGTCATTATCATCAGTAACTGGAAATGTAACTGGATTTTTAAGTACACTTACAGAAGTTGTTTTAACATTTGTCATGGTTCCGTTTATATTGTTCTATCTATTAAAAGATGGTGAACAATTACCGAATCACTTTTTGAAGTTTATTTCAGAGCAAAGACAACCGGCAGCAATGAGAATACTAGATGATATGCATTATGCGATTAGTTCGTATATAAGAGGGCAAATTATCGTTAGCTTGTTTATCGGTATCATGCTATTAATTGGCTATCTTATTATTGGTATTAAATATGCGGTATTACTTGCTATTTTAGCGATGATTGTAAATATCGTTCCGTACGTAGGTCCAGTTATTGCAATAACTCCAGCGTTAATTATCGCATTTATTGACTCGCCAGGAATGGTTTTAAAGGTAATTATCGTTATGATGGTTGTGCAATTAGCAGAAGGTAAGTTTATCTCCCCGCAAGTAATGGGGAAAAAGCTAGATATCCATCCGATTACAATAATCTTTATCATTTTAACTGCTGGTAATTTATTCGGTATTATGGGGATAGTTTTAGCAATTCCAGGATATGCGATATTAAAAGTGTTAGTTACACATGGTTATAGATTTGTAAAATTGAATACGTAA
- a CDS encoding GlsB/YeaQ/YmgE family stress response membrane protein has translation MGWIITLIVGAIIGAIASSITGKNFPGGMFGNIIAGLLGASLGGRLFGSFGPSFGGIHVVPALLGAIVLILIVSFVVKAARK, from the coding sequence ATGGGATGGATTATCACATTAATAGTTGGTGCTATTATAGGTGCAATTGCTAGTTCTATAACAGGTAAAAATTTCCCAGGTGGTATGTTCGGAAATATTATCGCAGGTTTATTAGGTGCTTCGTTAGGTGGTAGATTATTTGGATCTTTTGGGCCATCATTTGGTGGAATTCATGTCGTGCCAGCATTATTAGGAGCAATCGTATTAATTCTTATTGTATCATTTGTAGTGAAAGCTGCAAGGAAATAA
- a CDS encoding ROK family transcriptional regulator, translating to MSEQFVTQKSIKETILRGIRTALLERGSATKVELSNTLEISFPTISKFIENMKQDGEVTLVGLDDSSGGRRAKRYAYNPEYMLGLAIFLEKNETNYTIFNCLGEVKEKGSTSSVLIDTGVNLLSKHIESLIATFPKISSISIGVPGSVDNGRIFYIPGYEKFQNFNLKSHLEDLFSIPVVIENDMNAAVLGYYKNTGNHDNSSLVYLYSGQNGPGAGIMINGDVVRGSTFFSGEISFVPQYDNKNFLQALRSGDEVRDSNNPEEYNIDAITRLISTCIAIINPHAFIFCDDEVNQFVIDQIVKSCPQYIPAEHIPKITVSDWEEDYLYGLKSLGLDLMITRTSKEN from the coding sequence TTGAGTGAACAATTTGTTACTCAAAAATCGATTAAAGAGACGATCCTTCGCGGCATTCGTACAGCTCTTTTAGAGCGAGGTAGTGCAACGAAAGTTGAACTTAGTAATACATTAGAAATCAGTTTTCCAACGATAAGTAAATTTATAGAAAATATGAAACAAGACGGTGAAGTCACTTTAGTCGGTTTAGATGATTCAAGTGGTGGAAGAAGAGCGAAACGATATGCTTATAATCCGGAATATATGTTAGGTTTAGCGATATTTTTAGAAAAAAATGAGACAAACTATACGATTTTTAACTGTTTAGGGGAAGTAAAAGAAAAAGGAAGTACTTCAAGTGTATTAATTGATACTGGCGTAAACCTATTATCTAAACATATTGAAAGTCTTATCGCTACATTCCCGAAAATAAGCTCTATATCAATTGGTGTGCCCGGTTCGGTAGATAATGGTCGTATTTTTTATATACCTGGTTATGAAAAGTTCCAAAATTTTAATTTAAAAAGTCATTTGGAGGATCTGTTCTCTATACCTGTAGTAATAGAGAACGATATGAATGCCGCAGTGCTTGGTTATTATAAAAACACTGGAAACCATGACAATTCCTCTCTTGTATATTTGTATTCAGGTCAAAATGGTCCAGGTGCGGGTATTATGATAAATGGGGATGTAGTCCGAGGAAGTACATTTTTCTCGGGAGAGATATCTTTTGTTCCGCAGTATGATAATAAAAATTTCTTACAAGCTTTGAGAAGTGGAGATGAAGTGAGAGATTCGAATAATCCAGAGGAATATAATATAGATGCTATTACTCGATTAATTTCTACATGTATAGCTATTATTAATCCACATGCGTTTATTTTCTGTGATGATGAAGTGAATCAATTTGTAATAGATCAAATTGTAAAAAGTTGTCCACAGTACATTCCGGCGGAACATATTCCGAAAATAACAGTAAGCGATTGGGAAGAAGATTATTTATATGGATTAAAAAGCCTTGGACTTGATCTTATGATTACAAGAACAAGCAAAGAAAATTAA
- a CDS encoding CGNR zinc finger domain-containing protein — MNQNAPHELEYIREFLNTWRIPNDTREAIDLLQTEDNIKQFMNKYFHEEFPFHTIEELRGFREDIRMTIEGEGSLQKWLEKYPFHVHIKEDMKGITYEPVYEENVYTKVLNIVLMSIQENVWGRLKACPDCRWVFYDHSRNGSKRWCGMYAGEEGGRACGTIAKVKNYRAKRKGRSGYDM; from the coding sequence TTGAATCAGAACGCACCACATGAATTAGAATATATTCGAGAATTTTTAAATACATGGAGAATACCAAATGATACGAGAGAAGCAATTGATTTGCTGCAAACAGAAGATAATATAAAGCAATTTATGAATAAATATTTTCATGAAGAGTTTCCGTTTCATACGATAGAGGAATTAAGAGGTTTTCGAGAAGATATTCGGATGACAATTGAAGGCGAAGGATCATTGCAAAAATGGTTAGAAAAATACCCATTTCATGTACATATAAAGGAAGATATGAAAGGTATTACATATGAACCAGTATATGAAGAGAATGTGTATACAAAAGTATTAAACATTGTGTTAATGTCAATTCAAGAAAATGTGTGGGGAAGGTTAAAAGCATGTCCGGATTGTCGCTGGGTATTTTATGATCATTCGCGAAATGGAAGTAAAAGATGGTGCGGTATGTATGCTGGAGAAGAAGGAGGAAGAGCATGCGGTACGATTGCGAAAGTGAAAAACTACCGGGCGAAGAGAAAAGGGCGATCTGGTTATGATATGTAA
- a CDS encoding maltose O-acetyltransferase: MKTEKEKMLAGEMYIADDEELVADRVEAKRLTRLYNEAMETGDEQRFTLLNQLLGSSADGKTHINPDFRCDYGYNIHVGKSFFANFNCVILDVCEVRIGDNCMFAPGVHIYTATHPLHPVERNSGKEYGKPVKIGNNVWVGGGAIINPGISIGDNAVIASGAVVTKDVPSNVVVGGNPAKVMKMIDL, from the coding sequence ATGAAAACGGAAAAAGAAAAGATGTTGGCGGGAGAAATGTATATTGCAGATGACGAAGAATTAGTGGCTGATAGGGTGGAGGCAAAACGTTTAACACGCCTTTATAACGAGGCAATGGAGACAGGAGATGAACAACGTTTTACGTTATTAAATCAGCTTTTAGGTTCTTCAGCTGATGGGAAAACCCACATTAATCCTGATTTTCGTTGTGATTATGGTTACAATATCCATGTTGGAAAGAGCTTTTTCGCAAATTTTAATTGTGTGATTTTAGATGTTTGTGAAGTTCGAATCGGTGATAATTGTATGTTTGCACCTGGTGTTCACATTTACACTGCTACGCATCCGTTGCATCCAGTAGAACGGAATTCTGGCAAAGAATATGGGAAACCTGTAAAGATTGGTAACAATGTTTGGGTTGGCGGGGGAGCTATAATTAACCCTGGTATTTCAATTGGAGACAATGCTGTAATTGCTTCAGGAGCAGTTGTGACAAAAGATGTACCTAGTAATGTAGTTGTTGGTGGTAACCCAGCCAAAGTTATGAAAATGATAGACTTATAG
- a CDS encoding GNAT family N-acetyltransferase has protein sequence MILNLNATSFEVASSILQVQIPSYKVEADYLNSTAIPRLYDTVNDIQNCGETFYGYFSENKLVGFISFMQEEQLIDIHRLVVSPDFFQKGIATKLLSYIFNMFPSSMAYIVQTGKANTPAIALYKKHGFIEVTDITITDRMILTQLKRRKT, from the coding sequence ATGATTCTTAATTTAAATGCCACTTCTTTTGAAGTTGCATCATCCATTTTACAAGTTCAAATTCCATCTTATAAAGTTGAAGCAGATTATTTAAACAGTACTGCAATCCCCCGTTTATATGATACTGTAAACGATATTCAAAATTGCGGTGAAACATTCTATGGATATTTTTCTGAAAATAAACTTGTCGGCTTTATTTCTTTTATGCAAGAAGAACAGCTAATTGATATTCACCGACTAGTTGTATCGCCTGATTTTTTTCAAAAAGGAATTGCAACGAAACTCTTAAGTTATATATTTAACATGTTCCCTTCTTCCATGGCATATATTGTACAAACAGGTAAAGCGAATACCCCTGCTATTGCATTATATAAAAAACACGGCTTCATTGAAGTAACCGATATAACAATTACCGATCGTATGATTCTTACACAACTAAAGAGACGGAAAACATAA
- a CDS encoding 1-deoxy-D-xylulose-5-phosphate reductoisomerase: protein MVKYISILGSTGSIGTSALDVVSAHPEHFKIVGLTANYNIDLLEKQIESFQPRIVSVATKELADTLRSRISTNTKITYGTDGLNEVSTHPDTNLVLSSVVGVSGLLPTIEALKAKKDIAIANKETLVAAGHIVTELAKQNGCRLIPVDSEHSAIFQCLNGENNKEIEKLIVTASGGAFRDKTREEMKTLQAKDALKHPNWLMGAKLTIDSATLMNKGFEVMEAKWLFNIPYEKIDVMIHKESIIHSLVEFIDGSVMAQLGAPDMRMPIQYAFHYPTRLPSSYEKLNLLEIGSLHFEKPNLEKFPCLQYAFECGKIGGTTPAVLNAANEIANALFLKNEIAFFDIEKTIYNTVEAHHNVKDPSLDAILEADQWARQYANQLLIKRAKTVFSV, encoded by the coding sequence ATGGTAAAATATATATCCATTTTAGGTTCAACAGGATCCATTGGCACATCTGCATTAGATGTCGTTTCCGCTCATCCTGAACATTTTAAAATCGTCGGTTTAACCGCAAATTATAATATCGATCTTCTCGAAAAACAAATTGAATCGTTTCAGCCTCGTATTGTAAGCGTAGCGACAAAAGAATTAGCGGACACATTACGTTCTCGTATTTCAACAAATACAAAAATTACATATGGAACTGATGGTTTAAATGAAGTATCTACCCATCCTGATACAAATCTTGTATTAAGTTCAGTTGTCGGTGTTTCAGGTTTACTCCCAACAATTGAAGCATTAAAGGCGAAGAAAGATATCGCCATCGCTAACAAAGAAACTTTAGTTGCCGCTGGTCATATCGTAACTGAACTAGCGAAACAAAACGGATGCCGCCTAATTCCAGTCGATAGTGAGCATTCAGCTATTTTCCAATGTTTAAACGGAGAAAATAATAAAGAGATTGAGAAGTTAATTGTCACAGCTTCTGGCGGCGCTTTTCGTGATAAAACACGTGAAGAAATGAAAACATTACAAGCGAAAGATGCTTTAAAACACCCAAACTGGTTAATGGGAGCAAAACTAACGATAGATTCTGCCACGTTAATGAATAAAGGGTTTGAAGTGATGGAAGCTAAATGGCTGTTCAATATTCCTTATGAAAAAATTGATGTTATGATTCATAAAGAAAGTATCATTCACTCCTTAGTGGAATTTATTGATGGATCAGTCATGGCACAGCTCGGTGCTCCTGATATGAGAATGCCGATTCAATATGCGTTTCACTACCCTACTCGACTACCTTCATCCTATGAAAAATTAAATTTATTAGAAATTGGTAGTTTGCATTTTGAAAAACCAAATTTAGAGAAGTTCCCCTGTCTACAATACGCATTTGAATGTGGCAAAATTGGCGGTACAACTCCAGCCGTATTAAATGCAGCGAACGAAATTGCAAATGCACTATTTCTTAAAAATGAAATTGCATTTTTTGATATCGAAAAAACAATTTACAATACAGTTGAAGCTCATCATAACGTAAAAGATCCTTCACTCGATGCTATATTAGAAGCTGATCAATGGGCACGCCAATACGCAAATCAATTATTAATAAAAAGAGCTAAAACAGTTTTCTCTGTTTAG
- a CDS encoding VOC family protein: MRIEHVAIWVNDLEGMRDFYKQYFNGEANVLYHNPKKKFESYFITFEGGARLELMRQVGIDDVIKKQTVGYAHMAFSVGSKEKVDQLTDRLREAGYPLLNGPRTTGDGYYESVVSDPEGNQIEITI; encoded by the coding sequence ATGAGAATTGAACATGTAGCAATTTGGGTGAATGATTTAGAAGGCATGCGTGATTTCTATAAACAGTACTTCAATGGTGAAGCGAATGTATTGTATCACAATCCGAAAAAAAAGTTTGAATCTTACTTTATAACTTTTGAAGGTGGTGCGCGTCTAGAACTTATGAGACAGGTAGGGATAGACGATGTAATAAAAAAACAAACAGTAGGATATGCGCATATGGCATTTTCTGTAGGTAGCAAAGAAAAAGTAGACCAATTAACGGATAGGTTAAGAGAAGCAGGATATCCTCTGTTAAATGGCCCACGCACTACAGGAGATGGTTATTATGAAAGTGTAGTAAGTGATCCTGAAGGAAATCAGATCGAGATAACAATCTAA
- a CDS encoding tryptophan--tRNA ligase: MSEKIMLTGIKPTGYPHLGNYIGAIKPALQMSKNNEGKALYFIADYHALNAVHDPEKFSSYTKEVAATWLSLGLGEDVIFYRQTEVPEILELAWILACLTPKGLMNRAHAYKAKVEQNKEAGLEIDAGVNMGLYTYPILMAADILLFQATHVPVGKDQIQHIEIARDIATYFNHTFGMTFTLPEYVVQEEGAILPGLDGRKMSKSYGNVIPLFAEREKLRKLILKIKTDSSLPNEPKELETSFTIYKEFATKDEIQSMREKYETGIGWGDVKKELFRVVDRELAGPREKYATYMNEPHLLYEALEKGAERAGTIAKVNLVEIKKRIGFERER; encoded by the coding sequence ATGAGCGAAAAAATAATGTTAACAGGAATTAAACCAACGGGTTATCCGCATTTAGGAAATTATATTGGTGCAATTAAACCTGCATTGCAAATGTCAAAAAATAATGAAGGAAAAGCATTGTACTTTATAGCTGATTATCATGCGTTAAATGCAGTGCATGATCCAGAGAAGTTCAGTAGTTATACAAAAGAGGTAGCAGCTACATGGTTATCACTCGGACTTGGAGAAGATGTTATTTTCTATCGACAAACAGAAGTGCCAGAGATTTTGGAATTAGCTTGGATATTAGCTTGTCTAACTCCGAAAGGGCTTATGAATCGTGCCCATGCATATAAAGCGAAGGTAGAGCAAAATAAAGAAGCGGGATTAGAAATTGATGCAGGTGTGAATATGGGGTTATATACGTACCCGATTTTAATGGCGGCTGATATATTATTATTTCAAGCTACTCATGTACCTGTTGGAAAAGATCAAATTCAGCATATTGAAATTGCTCGTGATATTGCGACGTATTTTAATCATACATTTGGCATGACATTTACGCTTCCAGAGTATGTAGTGCAAGAAGAAGGGGCAATTTTACCTGGTCTTGATGGAAGAAAAATGAGTAAAAGTTATGGGAATGTTATCCCGTTATTTGCAGAGCGAGAAAAACTACGAAAGCTTATTTTAAAAATAAAAACAGATTCTTCACTTCCAAATGAACCGAAAGAACTAGAAACGTCATTTACAATCTATAAAGAATTTGCGACAAAAGATGAAATTCAGTCAATGCGTGAAAAATATGAAACTGGAATCGGATGGGGCGATGTAAAAAAAGAGTTATTTCGCGTTGTAGATCGTGAGTTAGCAGGACCTCGGGAAAAATACGCAACGTATATGAATGAACCGCATTTACTATATGAAGCGTTAGAAAAAGGTGCTGAGAGGGCAGGGACTATTGCGAAGGTGAATTTGGTGGAAATTAAAAAACGGATTGGATTTGAGAGGGAACGCTGA
- a CDS encoding DUF2179 domain-containing protein has product MLQALLIFVLQIIYVPVLTIRTILLVKNQTRSAAGVGLLEGAIYIVSLGIVFQDLSNWMNIVAYVIGFSAGLLLGGYIENKLAIGYITYQVSLLDRCNELVDELRHCGFGVTVFEGEGINSIRYRLDIVAKRSREKELLEIINEIAPKAFMSSYEIRSFKGGYLTKAMKKRALLKKKKDDHAS; this is encoded by the coding sequence ATGTTACAAGCGTTACTTATTTTTGTGCTTCAAATTATATATGTTCCAGTATTAACAATCCGAACGATTTTGCTTGTAAAGAATCAAACAAGATCCGCTGCTGGTGTAGGATTGTTAGAAGGAGCTATTTACATTGTCAGTTTAGGGATTGTGTTTCAAGATTTATCAAATTGGATGAACATCGTTGCCTATGTCATCGGCTTTAGTGCGGGACTATTATTAGGCGGTTATATAGAGAATAAATTAGCAATTGGATATATTACGTATCAAGTTAGTTTACTAGACCGTTGTAATGAATTAGTAGATGAATTACGTCACTGTGGATTTGGCGTTACAGTATTTGAAGGTGAAGGAATTAATTCTATACGTTATCGCTTAGATATCGTTGCAAAGCGCTCTAGAGAGAAAGAACTTTTAGAAATTATTAATGAAATTGCACCGAAAGCGTTTATGTCTTCTTATGAAATCCGTTCGTTTAAAGGCGGATATTTAACGAAGGCGATGAAGAAGAGAGCGTTGTTGAAGAAGAAGAAAGACGATCATGCATCGTAA